A portion of the Phormidium ambiguum IAM M-71 genome contains these proteins:
- a CDS encoding pentapeptide repeat-containing protein encodes MEIQEFLSLYKQGERNFTGVDLSGAILTGINLQDINLTGANLTGANLSWSFFNRAQLTDACLCQADLRYVTFTNANLNQANLDGVNLTKADLRFANLQNSNLKWAILELADLTSADLQDAKLEQSNLEQAKLIQSQLMRTEFIAANLRRTQLINANLNGANLRESRLESADLRNATLIGTNLTEANLNGVCLRGADLSEADLHRVILTGADLSDANLNSADLSRANLAGSYLLKTSFRKAYLLRATLEDVLMLRADLSEANFRGANLKRADFSGAYLSDTTLSEADLTDALFLESSLIRVNLERSQMTGCCIYNWQLEDVDLSQIDCEYVFTQFNHATKSPTERYPIGRNLNPGELAQQYHEDSYQIKINFKESPNWEALIFAIAKLEQDFPNLKFTIKSFESVTGSYLLKLLCNRTVNSKNLRSHLAKLYANMSEQLQTKRPKILGLLNIIELKTETNLPTKSLEKTPTPEPINQENLILYQEVVQQIEVIIMSQPPEKLVESIQRLINFLNLKNIPTEEIQQKIIGQTIVRRVKQEPTFQTQLIQWERTAAPAIRLSPVGSAMRVAIAILWQQSQKIHPN; translated from the coding sequence ATGGAAATACAGGAATTTCTCAGTCTCTATAAACAGGGAGAACGTAATTTTACTGGTGTCGATTTAAGTGGGGCTATTCTTACAGGAATTAACTTACAAGACATCAACCTTACAGGTGCTAATCTCACAGGTGCTAATCTTAGTTGGTCATTTTTTAATCGTGCTCAATTAACTGATGCTTGTCTTTGTCAAGCAGATTTACGTTATGTTACTTTTACCAATGCTAATCTCAATCAAGCAAATTTAGATGGGGTAAATTTAACTAAAGCAGATTTACGTTTTGCTAATTTACAAAATTCAAATTTAAAATGGGCAATATTAGAATTAGCTGACTTAACAAGTGCAGATTTGCAAGATGCGAAGTTAGAACAAAGTAATTTAGAACAAGCCAAGCTGATTCAATCGCAATTAATGCGAACCGAATTTATAGCAGCCAATTTGCGAAGAACGCAGTTAATAAATGCTAATTTAAATGGTGCTAATTTGCGCGAATCTCGTTTAGAATCAGCAGATTTAAGAAATGCAACTTTAATCGGTACAAATTTAACCGAAGCTAACTTAAATGGAGTTTGTTTAAGAGGTGCAGATTTGAGCGAAGCTGACTTACATCGCGTAATTCTCACTGGTGCTGATTTAAGTGATGCAAACTTGAATAGTGCAGATCTAAGTCGGGCTAATTTAGCTGGTTCTTATTTATTAAAAACTAGTTTTAGAAAAGCTTATTTATTAAGAGCTACTTTGGAAGATGTCTTAATGCTAAGAGCAGATTTAAGTGAAGCAAATTTTCGTGGCGCTAATTTAAAAAGGGCTGATTTTAGTGGTGCTTATTTGAGCGATACAACTTTGAGTGAAGCTGATTTAACTGATGCTTTATTTTTGGAAAGCAGTTTAATTCGGGTAAATTTAGAACGATCGCAAATGACAGGCTGTTGTATTTATAACTGGCAATTAGAAGATGTAGACCTTTCTCAAATTGATTGCGAGTATGTTTTCACTCAGTTTAATCATGCTACAAAAAGTCCAACTGAACGTTATCCCATTGGCCGAAATTTGAATCCCGGAGAGTTAGCACAACAATATCATGAAGATAGTTATCAGATTAAAATTAACTTTAAAGAATCACCTAATTGGGAAGCTTTAATTTTTGCGATCGCTAAACTTGAGCAAGATTTCCCTAATTTAAAATTTACTATTAAATCTTTTGAATCAGTCACAGGCAGTTATTTATTAAAACTGCTTTGCAATCGCACTGTCAACAGTAAAAATTTGCGATCGCATTTAGCTAAACTTTACGCCAATATGTCAGAACAACTACAAACTAAACGTCCAAAAATCCTCGGCTTATTGAATATTATTGAATTAAAAACCGAAACTAATTTACCAACTAAAAGCCTAGAAAAAACTCCAACTCCAGAACCAATTAACCAAGAAAATCTTATTTTATATCAAGAAGTAGTACAGCAAATTGAAGTAATTATTATGTCACAACCGCCAGAAAAATTAGTGGAAAGTATTCAAAGATTAATCAATTTCCTCAATTTAAAAAATATTCCCACTGAAGAAATTCAACAAAAAATTATTGGTCAAACTATCGTGCGTCGTGTTAAACAAGAACCAACCTTTCAAACACAGCTAATTCAATGGGAAAGAACTGCTGCGCCAGCAATTCGTCTTTCTCCAGTTGGTTCAGCAATGAGAGTAGCGATCGCAATTCTCTGGCAACAATCCCAAAAAATTCATCCTAATTAA